In Sphingobacterium sp. SRCM116780, the genomic stretch TCAATTTACCATGATCAATTTTTGATATATCCAGCAGATCTGCTATTAATGCGCTTAATTTATCCAATTGTGTTTGAACACGATCGACGTATTTATGCGCAACCGTATTGGGTGAATCATGCAAAGATCTTTTTAATAACTGCACGTAGCCCCTCATACTCGTTAAAGGTGTTTTTAATTCATGTGAGGCAATACTTAGAAATTCATCTTTCTTCTGTTCGATCTGCTTTTGATCGTCAATATCCGTAAATGTTCCTACCCAATGGGTTATTTCATCCTTTTCTATAATCGGTACCATACGAAGCAGATGATAACGATAAAGTTCTGCATTCAAAGGTTTTATACGGACTTCCATTTTAATAGCACTTTTCTCTAAAATATGTGCTCTCAAAACTTGGTCAATGAGCGGATCATCGGGATGACATGCTGGAAAATCATTTTTACTTGCAGCGAATAAAAACCAATTATCATTGACAAAATCTATTTTTCCATTCTGATTAACAGTGAAGGCAATTTGAGGTAACGATTCTAAGATTAGGCGTAAATGATCTGCTTTTTCTAATAGTAAGAGTTGCGCCGTTTTCCGACTTTCAATTTCAGCACGCAGATTTTGTTGTGTTTCATTCAACGCCAATGTCTGTTCATACATCCGATAAAAAGTTTTCACCTTGAGTAATAGTAGATCTTCATTTATCGGTTTGGTGACATAGTCGATGCCCCCAGAAAAATAGCTGTGCGTAATGAAACGTTTATCCCGATGATCTGCTGATAAAAAGATGATGGGAATATTTTTCGTTTTATTACAATCTGCCAAATGAGATGCGACTTCAAAACCATCCATTCCGGGCATCTGTACATCTAAAATGATGAGAGCATAATTGTTCGTTAACGTCTTTTTCAAGGCCTCTTCTCCAGAAAGGGCTGTATCCACTTTAAAACCTTTAGATGCTAATAGTTGCTGTAAGGAAAAAATGTGCTCAGTTGTATCATCAACGATTAAAATCATATAGTATTACTTTCATTTTTCATAGGAGACATCTCGTAAAAATCAACACATATTTGTCTCTTAACATGGGTATGTTACGCTAACATTAAATATCAAAAATCACTCCAAAACAAGGAATAAAAACAAATAAAAAGAAAACCAATAGGTAACCAGTTTAATATACAACTAAGATAGTGTTTCCTTAAAACAAAAATTAATCCTAGTCTTTAAATTAATAAAAATACAGTAACTTTAAATTAACATCTATTTTTTTAGCCTATGAAAATTGACCCTATTTTATGTGAGCATGAAGCCATTCATTTGATTGGAAGAACACAGTATTTTGGAAAATTGATTATTCTGAACAATCAACTGAGCATAATAGCTTTAAGTGATCATGTTACGGACTGGGGAATCAAGGATGCGCAACAACTATTAGAAAAACCATTAGTAGATCTTTTAGATGCTTGTAATTTATCCGATGCGAACACCTTACTTCATCCTATCGATCAAGTGGTTAAGAAGCAAACTGAACAGAAGACGATCAGTATGCAGATCGGCATACATAATTATTTCGTCCATATCTATCTGGTAGAAGATCTTTGTTATTTAGAATTTGAAGAAAAGGGAAATACGAGTTTTGACGCCACAATTGTATCCGATTATGCAACAAGTCTACCCTATGCAGGAGATAATTTATGGACAACTTTATGTGATCATATTCGCAAAATCATTCTATACGATAGAGTGATGGTTTATCAATTTTTGGAAGATGAAAGTGGGCGTGTGATTGCAGAAAGTAAAATTTCTGAAGCTGAGTCTTATCAAGGATACCGTTATCCTGAATTTGATATACCCAAACAAGCACGTGTCTTATATCTGAAAAATAAAAATCGACAAACTGCTGATATTGATGCCGAAACATTTCCTTTATTATCGCGACAACAACGTGAGTTTGATCTATCCAAAAGTGCTGTTCGGGCACTATCTCCTATTCATCTTCAATATTTAAAAAATGCAGGAGTATCTGCCAGCATGAGTTTTTCGATCATTATAGAAGGTAAATTATGGGGACTTATCGCTTGTCAAAATCAACTTCCTTGTTACGTAGATTACAATCAACGGACGTTAGTGCAGTTTTTGACGGACTTTACGGTCAATACATTTTTAGTTAATCTTCAACAGCAACATAATGCTTATGATCGACAGATCAATGTGCTCAGCTTAAAGTTGAAAGAGCAAGTATTACTGAAGAATCATGTATTAAAAGGATTACAAGTGCTTCTACCTGAAATAGCTGAATTAATTGGAGCAGATGCCCTTGCAATTATTCATCCTGAACAAAATTTAATTTTCGGTGCAGAGCTGTCTGAGCAACAACTTTTAAACCTTAACCAATATATCAACACGATCACACCATTACACTTTGATGAT encodes the following:
- a CDS encoding ATP-binding protein codes for the protein MILIVDDTTEHIFSLQQLLASKGFKVDTALSGEEALKKTLTNNYALIILDVQMPGMDGFEVASHLADCNKTKNIPIIFLSADHRDKRFITHSYFSGGIDYVTKPINEDLLLLKVKTFYRMYEQTLALNETQQNLRAEIESRKTAQLLLLEKADHLRLILESLPQIAFTVNQNGKIDFVNDNWFLFAASKNDFPACHPDDPLIDQVLRAHILEKSAIKMEVRIKPLNAELYRYHLLRMVPIIEKDEITHWVGTFTDIDDQKQIEQKKDEFLSIASHELKTPLTSMRGYVQLLKRSLHDSPNTVAHKYVDRVQTQLDKLSALIADLLDISKIDHGKLKISHRPFDLDHLIDTVIETIDHTHERKALKIERVGQRLHTLIMGDEMRIEQVLVNFMTNALKYGPDSDRIIIHTEIDDQEVKVSVQDFGIGIPVQNQAPIFDKFYRVEETSVRFQGLGLGLYICAEIIQQHKGQYGMKSQLGEGTTFYFTLPLN
- a CDS encoding ATP-binding protein produces the protein MKIDPILCEHEAIHLIGRTQYFGKLIILNNQLSIIALSDHVTDWGIKDAQQLLEKPLVDLLDACNLSDANTLLHPIDQVVKKQTEQKTISMQIGIHNYFVHIYLVEDLCYLEFEEKGNTSFDATIVSDYATSLPYAGDNLWTTLCDHIRKIILYDRVMVYQFLEDESGRVIAESKISEAESYQGYRYPEFDIPKQARVLYLKNKNRQTADIDAETFPLLSRQQREFDLSKSAVRALSPIHLQYLKNAGVSASMSFSIIIEGKLWGLIACQNQLPCYVDYNQRTLVQFLTDFTVNTFLVNLQQQHNAYDRQINVLSLKLKEQVLLKNHVLKGLQVLLPEIAELIGADALAIIHPEQNLIFGAELSEQQLLNLNQYINTITPLHFDDHKFLIHHTDFALSNFPFAGVYKLDIDHQRLFSLIAFRKEQIIEEEWAGNPEKQVVYDEKNKNYVLSPRKSFAVWKKENRGTAPKWSKSDRQCLHMLRSIIQESMLQKSEAIEQLNAELIQLNNALDTYSYTLAHDLKNPLSSIKLTGQFLQQIIGKDQPKIIKPTQNILEAVSNIENMLAKILEFSRAKVFKFYPEWIGLERIIPSICADCASQYKDASISYEFDQLLPVYGEKTLLKQLFNNIIGNAFKFSSQEEAPYITIKSYLEKDKICYQIQDNGIGIPAPESARIFEVFKKTSNANRFEGAGIGLAIVKRILERIDAEIKIESQIGKGTIVKLYFNKSEIPALLLSNNSFVDS